The Magnolia sinica isolate HGM2019 chromosome 10, MsV1, whole genome shotgun sequence genome includes a window with the following:
- the LOC131257351 gene encoding protein STRICTOSIDINE SYNTHASE-LIKE 10-like isoform X2, with translation MTMLAIFFIFVFFCFPSLSLSLPLDITIEPGRFQQLDLGGLVGPESIAFDPVGQGPYTGVSDGRVLKWQGAAHGWTEFAVTSPHRGNTLVIISGDRTGRLLKYDPRSKEVTMLLEGLVFPNGVAISKDSTFLLIVETTTQRILRFWLQGPKARALEFFAQLSRYPDNIKRNPRG, from the exons ATGACAATGCTTGCCATCTTTTTCATATTCGTCTTCTTCTgttttccttctctctccctctctctccctttagatATCACCATCGAGCCTGGACGCTTCCAACAGCTCGATCTAGGCGGTCTGGTTGGGCCAGAGAGCATAGCCTTCGATCCAGTGGGCCAGGGTCCTTATACAGGTGTCTCAGACGGTCGAGTTCTTAAATGGCAAGGCGCGGCCCATGGCTGGACTGAGTTTGCGGTCACTTCACCACACAG GGGCAACACATTAGTCATTATAAGTGGCGATCGGACAGGAAGATTGTTGAAATATGATCCACGGAGCAAAGAGGTGACCATGTTGCTTGAAGGCCTCGTCTTCCCAAATGGGGTGGCAATTAGTAAGGATAGCACATTCCTCCTCATCGTCGAGACCACCACCCAAAGAATTTTGAGGTTCTGGCTTCAAGGTCCTAAAGCCAGAGCCCTTGAATTTTTCGCCCAGCTATCAAGATACCCAGATAACATCAAAAGGAACCCTAGAGGATAA
- the LOC131257351 gene encoding protein STRICTOSIDINE SYNTHASE-LIKE 10-like isoform X1 gives MTMLAIFFIFVFFCFPSLSLSLPLDITIEPGRFQQLDLGGLVGPESIAFDPVGQGPYTGVSDGRVLKWQGAAHGWTEFAVTSPHRKEECNGHDKPWLEDTCGRPLGLQFSKATGDLYIVDAYYRLFVVGPIEGSATQLASGAQGVPFRFTNNLDIDLATGIVYFTDASMIYPRRGNTLVIISGDRTGRLLKYDPRSKEVTMLLEGLVFPNGVAISKDSTFLLIVETTTQRILRFWLQGPKARALEFFAQLSRYPDNIKRNPRG, from the exons ATGACAATGCTTGCCATCTTTTTCATATTCGTCTTCTTCTgttttccttctctctccctctctctccctttagatATCACCATCGAGCCTGGACGCTTCCAACAGCTCGATCTAGGCGGTCTGGTTGGGCCAGAGAGCATAGCCTTCGATCCAGTGGGCCAGGGTCCTTATACAGGTGTCTCAGACGGTCGAGTTCTTAAATGGCAAGGCGCGGCCCATGGCTGGACTGAGTTTGCGGTCACTTCACCACACAG GAAGGAGGAGTGCAATGGCCATGATAAGCCTTGGTTAGAAGACACGTGCGGTAGGCCACTGGGCTTACAATTCAGTAAGGCCACCGGCGATCTATACATTGTGGATGCCTATTACAGGCtctttgtggtggggcccatcgaaGGATCGGCCACCCAACTAGCCAGTGGGGCCCAAGGGGTCCCCTTTCGCTTCACTAACAATCTAGATATTGACCTGGCGACCGGGATTGTTTATTTCACAGACGCTAGCATGATATACCCAAGGAG GGGCAACACATTAGTCATTATAAGTGGCGATCGGACAGGAAGATTGTTGAAATATGATCCACGGAGCAAAGAGGTGACCATGTTGCTTGAAGGCCTCGTCTTCCCAAATGGGGTGGCAATTAGTAAGGATAGCACATTCCTCCTCATCGTCGAGACCACCACCCAAAGAATTTTGAGGTTCTGGCTTCAAGGTCCTAAAGCCAGAGCCCTTGAATTTTTCGCCCAGCTATCAAGATACCCAGATAACATCAAAAGGAACCCTAGAGGATAA
- the LOC131257988 gene encoding uncharacterized protein LOC131257988 isoform X2, which translates to MDGKSRKEGRSSKKGRHKLKKKKLLEKEGFVEPHEVNHICFEKEDGPEFMKEDEPSTADREKKRDKSMTRKKRKKEKGTEVADGEVNQLGYEDEDGSNEVKSGGITGNGKAKKLSQSKKQIKVNGKAKKSSQSKKQIKVDSVESNEAHAGTDVAISISKKAGKSKKKDRVVSKKERKKVEKKAEVEEDEVYHMSSGDEDCSKGMKKWITEYHTNRPGLKILQQRIDAFTTAHEAQEEQAKKERESRVAEGGWTVVKHHKGRKKTTDSESGVAVGAVAEAAVLDKMAQKKKKGVALNFYNFQRREAQRNEVMMLQSKFEQDKKRIQQMRAARKFRPY; encoded by the exons ATGG ATGGCAAGTcaagaaaagaagggagaagTAGCAAAAAAGGGCGACataaattgaagaagaagaagttattGGAAAAGGAAGGTTTTGTTGAACCCCATGAAGTCAATCATATTTGTTTTGAGAAAGAAGATGGCCCAGAATTCATGAAAG AAGACGAACCAAGTACGGCggacagagaaaagaaaagagataaaTCGATGacaaggaagaaaaggaaaaaggagaagGGTACTGAAGTTGCTGATGGCGAAGTTAATCAGCTTGGTTATGAGGATGAAGATGGCTCAAATGAAGTAAAAT CTGGCGGGATTACTGGCAATGGCAAAGCAAAAAAATTAAGCCAATCCAAGAAGCAAATCAAGGTCAATGGCAAAGcaaaaaaatcaagccaatccaagaAGCAAATCAAGGTCGATTCTGTAGAGTCCAATGAAGCACACGCTGGAACTGATGTTGCAATTAGTAT ATCAAAGAAAGCTGGGAAAAGCAAAAAGAAGGATCGTGTTgtatcaaagaaagaaagaaagaaagtggaaAAGAAAGCTGAAGTTGAAGAGGATGAAGTTTATCACATGTCTTCAGGGGATGAGGACTGCTCCAAAGGAATGAAAA AATGGATTACTGAATACCATACAAATAGACCTGGTTTGAAGATATTGCAACAAAGAATTGACGCCTTCACAACTGCTCATGAGGCACAAGAGGAACAg gcaaagaaagagagagagtcacgTGTAGCAGAAGGTGGATGGACTGTTGTGAAACACCACAAAGGAAGGAAAAAGACAACAGATTCCGAAAGTGGAGTTGCCGTAGGCGCTGTTGCAGAGGCTGCTGTGCTGGATAAAATggcccaaaagaaaaagaaaggagttGCTCTCAATTTCTACAATTTTCAAAGACGGGAAGCTCAGAGGAATG AGGTTATGATGCTGCAGAGCAAATTCGAGCAGGATAAGAAGCGTATACAGCAGATGAGAGCTGCGAGGAAGTTCCGGCCATACTGA
- the LOC131257988 gene encoding uncharacterized protein LOC131257988 isoform X6 yields MDGKSRKEGRSSKKGRHKLKKKKLLEKEGFVEPHEVNHICFEKEDGPEFMKEDEPSTADREKKRDKSMTRKKRKKEKGTEVADGEVNQLGYEDEDGSNEVKLDRSKKAGKSKKKDRVVSKKERKKVEKKAEVEEDEVYHMSSGDEDCSKGMKKWITEYHTNRPGLKILQQRIDAFTTAHEAQEEQAKKERESRVAEGGWTVVKHHKGRKKTTDSESGVAVGAVAEAAVLDKMAQKKKKGVALNFYNFQRREAQRNEVMMLQSKFEQDKKRIQQMRAARKFRPY; encoded by the exons ATGG ATGGCAAGTcaagaaaagaagggagaagTAGCAAAAAAGGGCGACataaattgaagaagaagaagttattGGAAAAGGAAGGTTTTGTTGAACCCCATGAAGTCAATCATATTTGTTTTGAGAAAGAAGATGGCCCAGAATTCATGAAAG AAGACGAACCAAGTACGGCggacagagaaaagaaaagagataaaTCGATGacaaggaagaaaaggaaaaaggagaagGGTACTGAAGTTGCTGATGGCGAAGTTAATCAGCTTGGTTATGAGGATGAAGATGGCTCAAATGAAGTAAAAT TGGATAGATCAAAGAAAGCTGGGAAAAGCAAAAAGAAGGATCGTGTTgtatcaaagaaagaaagaaagaaagtggaaAAGAAAGCTGAAGTTGAAGAGGATGAAGTTTATCACATGTCTTCAGGGGATGAGGACTGCTCCAAAGGAATGAAAA AATGGATTACTGAATACCATACAAATAGACCTGGTTTGAAGATATTGCAACAAAGAATTGACGCCTTCACAACTGCTCATGAGGCACAAGAGGAACAg gcaaagaaagagagagagtcacgTGTAGCAGAAGGTGGATGGACTGTTGTGAAACACCACAAAGGAAGGAAAAAGACAACAGATTCCGAAAGTGGAGTTGCCGTAGGCGCTGTTGCAGAGGCTGCTGTGCTGGATAAAATggcccaaaagaaaaagaaaggagttGCTCTCAATTTCTACAATTTTCAAAGACGGGAAGCTCAGAGGAATG AGGTTATGATGCTGCAGAGCAAATTCGAGCAGGATAAGAAGCGTATACAGCAGATGAGAGCTGCGAGGAAGTTCCGGCCATACTGA
- the LOC131257988 gene encoding uncharacterized protein LOC131257988 isoform X1, translating into MDGKSRKEGRSSKKGRHKLKKKKLLEKEGFVEPHEVNHICFEKEDGPEFMKEDEPSTADREKKRDKSMTRKKRKKEKGTEVADGEVNQLGYEDEDGSNEVKSGGITGNGKAKKLSQSKKQIKVNGKAKKSSQSKKQIKVDSVESNEAHAGTDVAIMDRSKKAGKSKKKDRVVSKKERKKVEKKAEVEEDEVYHMSSGDEDCSKGMKKWITEYHTNRPGLKILQQRIDAFTTAHEAQEEQAKKERESRVAEGGWTVVKHHKGRKKTTDSESGVAVGAVAEAAVLDKMAQKKKKGVALNFYNFQRREAQRNEVMMLQSKFEQDKKRIQQMRAARKFRPY; encoded by the exons ATGG ATGGCAAGTcaagaaaagaagggagaagTAGCAAAAAAGGGCGACataaattgaagaagaagaagttattGGAAAAGGAAGGTTTTGTTGAACCCCATGAAGTCAATCATATTTGTTTTGAGAAAGAAGATGGCCCAGAATTCATGAAAG AAGACGAACCAAGTACGGCggacagagaaaagaaaagagataaaTCGATGacaaggaagaaaaggaaaaaggagaagGGTACTGAAGTTGCTGATGGCGAAGTTAATCAGCTTGGTTATGAGGATGAAGATGGCTCAAATGAAGTAAAAT CTGGCGGGATTACTGGCAATGGCAAAGCAAAAAAATTAAGCCAATCCAAGAAGCAAATCAAGGTCAATGGCAAAGcaaaaaaatcaagccaatccaagaAGCAAATCAAGGTCGATTCTGTAGAGTCCAATGAAGCACACGCTGGAACTGATGTTGCAATTA TGGATAGATCAAAGAAAGCTGGGAAAAGCAAAAAGAAGGATCGTGTTgtatcaaagaaagaaagaaagaaagtggaaAAGAAAGCTGAAGTTGAAGAGGATGAAGTTTATCACATGTCTTCAGGGGATGAGGACTGCTCCAAAGGAATGAAAA AATGGATTACTGAATACCATACAAATAGACCTGGTTTGAAGATATTGCAACAAAGAATTGACGCCTTCACAACTGCTCATGAGGCACAAGAGGAACAg gcaaagaaagagagagagtcacgTGTAGCAGAAGGTGGATGGACTGTTGTGAAACACCACAAAGGAAGGAAAAAGACAACAGATTCCGAAAGTGGAGTTGCCGTAGGCGCTGTTGCAGAGGCTGCTGTGCTGGATAAAATggcccaaaagaaaaagaaaggagttGCTCTCAATTTCTACAATTTTCAAAGACGGGAAGCTCAGAGGAATG AGGTTATGATGCTGCAGAGCAAATTCGAGCAGGATAAGAAGCGTATACAGCAGATGAGAGCTGCGAGGAAGTTCCGGCCATACTGA
- the LOC131257988 gene encoding uncharacterized protein LOC131257988 isoform X3, translated as MDGKSRKEGRSSKKGRHKLKKKKLLEKEGFVEPHEVNHICFEKEDGPEFMKDEPSTADREKKRDKSMTRKKRKKEKGTEVADGEVNQLGYEDEDGSNEVKSGGITGNGKAKKLSQSKKQIKVNGKAKKSSQSKKQIKVDSVESNEAHAGTDVAIMDRSKKAGKSKKKDRVVSKKERKKVEKKAEVEEDEVYHMSSGDEDCSKGMKKWITEYHTNRPGLKILQQRIDAFTTAHEAQEEQAKKERESRVAEGGWTVVKHHKGRKKTTDSESGVAVGAVAEAAVLDKMAQKKKKGVALNFYNFQRREAQRNEVMMLQSKFEQDKKRIQQMRAARKFRPY; from the exons ATGG ATGGCAAGTcaagaaaagaagggagaagTAGCAAAAAAGGGCGACataaattgaagaagaagaagttattGGAAAAGGAAGGTTTTGTTGAACCCCATGAAGTCAATCATATTTGTTTTGAGAAAGAAGATGGCCCAGAATTCATGAAAG ACGAACCAAGTACGGCggacagagaaaagaaaagagataaaTCGATGacaaggaagaaaaggaaaaaggagaagGGTACTGAAGTTGCTGATGGCGAAGTTAATCAGCTTGGTTATGAGGATGAAGATGGCTCAAATGAAGTAAAAT CTGGCGGGATTACTGGCAATGGCAAAGCAAAAAAATTAAGCCAATCCAAGAAGCAAATCAAGGTCAATGGCAAAGcaaaaaaatcaagccaatccaagaAGCAAATCAAGGTCGATTCTGTAGAGTCCAATGAAGCACACGCTGGAACTGATGTTGCAATTA TGGATAGATCAAAGAAAGCTGGGAAAAGCAAAAAGAAGGATCGTGTTgtatcaaagaaagaaagaaagaaagtggaaAAGAAAGCTGAAGTTGAAGAGGATGAAGTTTATCACATGTCTTCAGGGGATGAGGACTGCTCCAAAGGAATGAAAA AATGGATTACTGAATACCATACAAATAGACCTGGTTTGAAGATATTGCAACAAAGAATTGACGCCTTCACAACTGCTCATGAGGCACAAGAGGAACAg gcaaagaaagagagagagtcacgTGTAGCAGAAGGTGGATGGACTGTTGTGAAACACCACAAAGGAAGGAAAAAGACAACAGATTCCGAAAGTGGAGTTGCCGTAGGCGCTGTTGCAGAGGCTGCTGTGCTGGATAAAATggcccaaaagaaaaagaaaggagttGCTCTCAATTTCTACAATTTTCAAAGACGGGAAGCTCAGAGGAATG AGGTTATGATGCTGCAGAGCAAATTCGAGCAGGATAAGAAGCGTATACAGCAGATGAGAGCTGCGAGGAAGTTCCGGCCATACTGA
- the LOC131257988 gene encoding ribosomal RNA-processing protein 7 isoform X5 codes for MDGKSRKEGRSSKKGRHKLKKKKLLEKEGFVEPHEVNHICFEKEDGPEFMKEDEPSTADREKKRDKSMTRKKRKKEKGTEVADGEVNQLGYEDEDGSNEVKSGGITGNGKAKKLSQSKKQIKVNGKAKKSSQSKKQIKVDSVESNEAHAGTDVAIKWITEYHTNRPGLKILQQRIDAFTTAHEAQEEQAKKERESRVAEGGWTVVKHHKGRKKTTDSESGVAVGAVAEAAVLDKMAQKKKKGVALNFYNFQRREAQRNEVMMLQSKFEQDKKRIQQMRAARKFRPY; via the exons ATGG ATGGCAAGTcaagaaaagaagggagaagTAGCAAAAAAGGGCGACataaattgaagaagaagaagttattGGAAAAGGAAGGTTTTGTTGAACCCCATGAAGTCAATCATATTTGTTTTGAGAAAGAAGATGGCCCAGAATTCATGAAAG AAGACGAACCAAGTACGGCggacagagaaaagaaaagagataaaTCGATGacaaggaagaaaaggaaaaaggagaagGGTACTGAAGTTGCTGATGGCGAAGTTAATCAGCTTGGTTATGAGGATGAAGATGGCTCAAATGAAGTAAAAT CTGGCGGGATTACTGGCAATGGCAAAGCAAAAAAATTAAGCCAATCCAAGAAGCAAATCAAGGTCAATGGCAAAGcaaaaaaatcaagccaatccaagaAGCAAATCAAGGTCGATTCTGTAGAGTCCAATGAAGCACACGCTGGAACTGATGTTGCAATTA AATGGATTACTGAATACCATACAAATAGACCTGGTTTGAAGATATTGCAACAAAGAATTGACGCCTTCACAACTGCTCATGAGGCACAAGAGGAACAg gcaaagaaagagagagagtcacgTGTAGCAGAAGGTGGATGGACTGTTGTGAAACACCACAAAGGAAGGAAAAAGACAACAGATTCCGAAAGTGGAGTTGCCGTAGGCGCTGTTGCAGAGGCTGCTGTGCTGGATAAAATggcccaaaagaaaaagaaaggagttGCTCTCAATTTCTACAATTTTCAAAGACGGGAAGCTCAGAGGAATG AGGTTATGATGCTGCAGAGCAAATTCGAGCAGGATAAGAAGCGTATACAGCAGATGAGAGCTGCGAGGAAGTTCCGGCCATACTGA
- the LOC131257988 gene encoding uncharacterized protein LOC131257988 isoform X4 gives MLFPEDEPSTADREKKRDKSMTRKKRKKEKGTEVADGEVNQLGYEDEDGSNEVKSGGITGNGKAKKLSQSKKQIKVNGKAKKSSQSKKQIKVDSVESNEAHAGTDVAIMDRSKKAGKSKKKDRVVSKKERKKVEKKAEVEEDEVYHMSSGDEDCSKGMKKWITEYHTNRPGLKILQQRIDAFTTAHEAQEEQAKKERESRVAEGGWTVVKHHKGRKKTTDSESGVAVGAVAEAAVLDKMAQKKKKGVALNFYNFQRREAQRNEVMMLQSKFEQDKKRIQQMRAARKFRPY, from the exons ATGCTGTTTCCAGAAGACGAACCAAGTACGGCggacagagaaaagaaaagagataaaTCGATGacaaggaagaaaaggaaaaaggagaagGGTACTGAAGTTGCTGATGGCGAAGTTAATCAGCTTGGTTATGAGGATGAAGATGGCTCAAATGAAGTAAAAT CTGGCGGGATTACTGGCAATGGCAAAGCAAAAAAATTAAGCCAATCCAAGAAGCAAATCAAGGTCAATGGCAAAGcaaaaaaatcaagccaatccaagaAGCAAATCAAGGTCGATTCTGTAGAGTCCAATGAAGCACACGCTGGAACTGATGTTGCAATTA TGGATAGATCAAAGAAAGCTGGGAAAAGCAAAAAGAAGGATCGTGTTgtatcaaagaaagaaagaaagaaagtggaaAAGAAAGCTGAAGTTGAAGAGGATGAAGTTTATCACATGTCTTCAGGGGATGAGGACTGCTCCAAAGGAATGAAAA AATGGATTACTGAATACCATACAAATAGACCTGGTTTGAAGATATTGCAACAAAGAATTGACGCCTTCACAACTGCTCATGAGGCACAAGAGGAACAg gcaaagaaagagagagagtcacgTGTAGCAGAAGGTGGATGGACTGTTGTGAAACACCACAAAGGAAGGAAAAAGACAACAGATTCCGAAAGTGGAGTTGCCGTAGGCGCTGTTGCAGAGGCTGCTGTGCTGGATAAAATggcccaaaagaaaaagaaaggagttGCTCTCAATTTCTACAATTTTCAAAGACGGGAAGCTCAGAGGAATG AGGTTATGATGCTGCAGAGCAAATTCGAGCAGGATAAGAAGCGTATACAGCAGATGAGAGCTGCGAGGAAGTTCCGGCCATACTGA